In a single window of the Raphanus sativus cultivar WK10039 unplaced genomic scaffold, ASM80110v3 Scaffold0777, whole genome shotgun sequence genome:
- the LOC108855142 gene encoding formin-like protein 20 codes for MASGRVNAGFDFGSDDILRTYDDFTNQDSSNGSNSDPAISATNFNKEFNKTRMARSSVFPTSSYSPPEDSLSQDLTATVERTMKKYTDNVMRFLEGISSRLSQLELYCYNLDKTIGEMRSDLTRDNEEADVKLRSMEKHLQEVRRSVQILRDKQELADTQKDLARLQVVHKDSSSPSHSQQSEETSVPEPKKSENTSDAHNQQLALALPHQIPPQPPAQPQPQQQQQQQFYMPPNTQLQNTPAPPPPSQPQAPPAQAQFMPQPPAPSHPSSAQTQSFPQYQQNWPPQPQARPQSSGGYPAYSPAPPSNQSPVEPLPSSMQMQSPYAGPPQQSMQGYGYVAPPPPQAPPQQTKMSYSPQTGDGYLPSGPPPPPGYASAMYEGGRMQYPPTQPPPQQQQQGHYMQGPQGSGYAPQQHQGGGGNTGTPPPVLRSKYGELIEKLVSMGFRGEHVMSVIQRMEESGQPIDFNALLDRLSVQSSGGPPRGGW; via the exons ATGGCGTCGGGTCGGGTCAACGCGGGATTCGATTTCGGATCCGATGATATCCTCCGCACGTACGACGACTTCACCAACCAGGACTCCTCTAACGGTTCCAACTCCGATCCTGCGATCTCCGCCACCAACTTCAATAAG gAGTTTAACAAGACTAGGATGGCGAGGTCTTCGGTTTTTCCTACGAGCTCTTACAGTCCGCCTGAGGACTCTTTGAGCCAAGATCTTACCGCCACTGTTGAAAGAACCATGAAGAAGTATACAGACAACGTGATGCGTTTTCTCGAAGGCATCAGCTCGCGCTTGTCCCAGCTTGAGCTCTACTGCTACAACCTTGATAAGACTATTGGTGAGATGAGGTCGGATTTGACTCGTGATAACGAGGAGGCTGATGTTAAGCTTAGATCTATGGAGAAACATCTTCAAGAG GTTCGTAGATCAGTACAGATTCTCAGAGACAAACAAGAGTTGGCTGATACTCAGAAAGACCTAGCGAGGCTTCAAGTTGTGCATAAAGATTCATCTTCCCCGTCTCACTCCCAACAAAGCGAGGAGACTTCTGTTCCTGAGCCTAAGAAGAGTGAGAACACCTCTGATGCACACAACCAGCAGCTTGCGCTTGCTTTGCCTCATCAAATACCACCACAGCCACCAGCGCAGCCACAGCCCCAGcaacaacagcagcagcagTTTTACATGCCTCCTAATACACAGCTTCAAAACACACCTGCACCTCCTCCACCATCTCAGCCTCAAGCACCACCGGCGCAGGCTCAGTTCATGCCCCAACCTCCTGCTCCATCTCACCCAAGCTCAGCTCAAACTCAGTCGTTCCCGCAGTACCAGCAAAACTGGCCTCCTCAGCCACAGGCGAGGCCACAGTCCAGTGGAGGCTACCCAGCATACTCGCCTGCACCACCAAGCAACCAATCTCCAGTAGAACCGTTGCCAAGCAGCATGCAGATGCAATCACCATACGCTGGACCTCCTCAACAATCGATGCAAGGTTACGGATACGttgcaccaccaccaccacaggCTCCTCCTCAGCAGACAAAGATGTCTTATAGCCCACAGACAGGCGATGGGTATCTACCCTCAggacctcctcctcctcccggGTATGCCAGTGCCATGTATGAAGGTGGGCGGATGCAATACCCACCAACTCAGCCTCCTCCGCAGCAACAGCAGCAAGGCCATTACATGCAAGGTCCACAAGGTAGTGGGTACGCACCTCAGCAGCATCAGGGAGGTGGTGGCAACACAGGGACACCACCTCCGGTTCTAAGATCAAAATACGGTGAACTGATAGAGAAGCTAGTAAGCATGGGCTTCCGAGGAGAACACGTGATGAGCGTGATTCAGAGGATGGAGGAGAGTGGCCAGCCTATAGACTTCAACGCACTCCTCGACAGATTGAGTGTTCAGTCCTCAGGAGGGCCTCCCAGAGGAGGGTGGTAA